The Alkalihalophilus pseudofirmus nucleotide sequence GTATAGCTACCCTGACGTTACCTTGCAATAACTCCTTAGCAAGTTCTAACACTCCAGGAATCATCACGGTCCCGCCCGTTAAGACATAGCCACTTGGAAAGTCTCGATAGCCCAGCCTCATGATCTCCTTATAGATCAGCTCAAACACTTCTTCCATACGAGGTTCAATAATATGAGCTAAATCATATTGGCTGAATTCATCTTTTTCTCCACTGCCGATAGCAGAAACGCTAAAGCGCTCCTCATCAGAAGCTTCATCAATAAAAGAGTGCCCGTATTTTACTTTAATTCGTTCCGCTTCTTCCGTCGACACCCTCAGGCCAATCGCTATGTCATTGGTAATATGATCCCCGCCGATTGGAAGAACAGATGTTGACTGGAGTGTACCCTGTTCAAAAACTGATACAGTAGCGGAACCGCCGCCAATATCAATCAAACAAACTCCGAGATTCTTCTCATCTTTTGAGATAGCAACAGAACCAGATGCAAGCGGCTGCAGACAAATATCTGCAATTTGTAACCCTGCGCGTTCCACACATCTAAGTAAATTATGTAATATGGTCTTAGATCCAGTAATAATTGTACCTTCCATTTCTAACCTAACACCAATCATTCCACGTGGATCGTTAATTTCATCTAAACCATCTACTACAAACTGCTTCGGAATAACATCGATAATTTCTCGCTCTGGCGGAATAGATACAACTTGTGCAGCATCGATCACTCGAGCGATATCTTCATCACCAATTTCACGGTCAGGGCTTGAAACAGCGACAACTCCGTGACACGGCTGTAATTGAACATGGTTGCCATTCACTCCGACTATGACTTGTTTAATCGATAGCCCTACCATTCTCTCAGCTTGTTCAACTGCTCTTTTTATAGATCGAACAGTCTCATCAATATCTACAATTGCACCTTTTCTAATTCCTTCAGAATGAGTGTTTCCTACTCCAATTATATTAATTGTTCCGTTGGCCACTTCTCCTATGATTACTCGCACATTGGATGTACCGATGTCAAGACTTACATAGATTTCACTGTTGTTCAAACTGTGGCACCTCCTTTTAACTAATCCCGATTTTCATTGTTTCATAAGTTTTTTTAGAAATTGGGCTTACCATACCGAAGCTCAAATGTTGAATATTAGAATTATTCAACATTAAGCTTGGTTTTCCTTTTAAAATCGCTCATTTTCTTTTTTTTTCATTAATTTAATGGTTTTTAAGCTTGTCCTTCACTTCGTTTAGCCTGCCACTTAGATAGTAACATACGCCTGATCACTGCAATATTATTAAAAAGTCGCACACCAAAAGCAAAAATCGCTGCTAGGTATAAGTCTACACCAAGATGGACACCTAGAAAAGCCAAACCTGCAGCAAGTAAAATATTAAAGAAAAAACCGGTCACAAATACATTTGAGTCAAAGGTCTCCTGTAAGTGCGCTCGAATCCCGCCAAATAAAGTATCTAAAGCAGCCAAAACGGCGATGGATAAATAGTTTGAATACTCTGCAGGGACTCTAAATTCGGTCATTATACCTAATAAAACACCAAGAAGTAATCCTATTAACGGAAGCCACATCGAATGTTACCCCTCCTTTACTTCTTCCATATATCTTACGCGAGGTGTTTGATCGTATCCAGGCAATGTTAAGTCCCCCACTTGCTCCACTGTTAACATGAAACCATCTATTTCAAAATATTCAACAGACTCTGATACAATCATGCGGTTAGCAAGCCTCTCTGGATCATCCGTCAACACTTTCACTTTAAGAGGGGTAGGAGGAAGCCTGCGATAATTTAGGTGTGTAATTCCATTTACGTCCCTAAAAGCAGAGGTTGTAATCAGCCTTTCATCTGCTACTGCAATATGAGTGGCACCATATACATTCAGCTCGTTCACTAGATATCGAAAACGTTCTGGTGATGGTGTTCTTCTCATTAAATGAGGGGCTCGTTCATCATAAAAGGGCTCTATCGTAAGGATAACACCTGATCCGCTTACCTCAGTTAATCCAGCCTCTACCCGCAGGTCACTTATCTGCTGATCCAAAACATCTGTTAAATGATTTTGGTCGGAATTTTGAGGCGAACTGTACTGAGCTATTAATTCTTGCGCTTTATTTATTTCGTTCGTTAAATACCTTTCTCTCTCACGTTCTTGCTCAATTTCCTGACGCAATTCTCTTATGTCACGCGTATCACGCACAACAGGTTCTTGGGTTGTTTTAAATTGAATTGCGAGCATAAACCCGATAATAAAAACCACAATAGTAAAAATCCATTTACGTTCCAACAACCATCACCCACCCTCTGTTAAATATGGGTCGAGTTCAATTAACCCTTGCTGTTGGATTCTAATACTAATCCCGTCATTTAACAGCTGGTCCTTTACTCCTCCGACGAGAGAAATGGCTTGTTCAAACTTCTCTCCATCCCCAATAGCTGTGACCACAAACGGCGCATAAGATGTATTACCATCAATAATAATAACCGGCCCTGCACATTGAATGTAGGATTTATGAGAAATGCGATGTCCATTTATTGCAATAGCCTCTGCGCCTGCTACAAAGAGCTCATGAACTACTTTTTGAACATGGATCTCATGTACAATGTAATCATTAGGGTTTGACCCTTCAGGAACATAGGATGCATCTTCCAAAGTCACTTCTAATCCAGGTCCTTTAACAGGTACATTCCCTACCACCTTACGAAGCCGATCTAGATCTTCAATCAAATTTGTCGTACGAAGTTCTTGTTCCGCACTTTCAGATGCTATGTCGTCTTCAAGCAGCCGAACTTCTGTCTGATATTCCCTAAGTTCCTCTTGTAACTCTTGATTTCGCTCTTGTAAATGTGAA carries:
- the ftsA gene encoding cell division protein FtsA produces the protein MNNSEIYVSLDIGTSNVRVIIGEVANGTINIIGVGNTHSEGIRKGAIVDIDETVRSIKRAVEQAERMVGLSIKQVIVGVNGNHVQLQPCHGVVAVSSPDREIGDEDIARVIDAAQVVSIPPEREIIDVIPKQFVVDGLDEINDPRGMIGVRLEMEGTIITGSKTILHNLLRCVERAGLQIADICLQPLASGSVAISKDEKNLGVCLIDIGGGSATVSVFEQGTLQSTSVLPIGGDHITNDIAIGLRVSTEEAERIKVKYGHSFIDEASDEERFSVSAIGSGEKDEFSQYDLAHIIEPRMEEVFELIYKEIMRLGYRDFPSGYVLTGGTVMIPGVLELAKELLQGNVRVAIPDYIGVREPQYTTSVGLIQFAYKNVKIQGKEIAASVADYEATEQPQDQKRSTKNEKAQSRTEEKPKAKSKMKNWFKVFFE
- a CDS encoding small basic family protein, giving the protein MWLPLIGLLLGVLLGIMTEFRVPAEYSNYLSIAVLAALDTLFGGIRAHLQETFDSNVFVTGFFFNILLAAGLAFLGVHLGVDLYLAAIFAFGVRLFNNIAVIRRMLLSKWQAKRSEGQA
- a CDS encoding DUF881 domain-containing protein; this translates as MLERKWIFTIVVFIIGFMLAIQFKTTQEPVVRDTRDIRELRQEIEQERERERYLTNEINKAQELIAQYSSPQNSDQNHLTDVLDQQISDLRVEAGLTEVSGSGVILTIEPFYDERAPHLMRRTPSPERFRYLVNELNVYGATHIAVADERLITTSAFRDVNGITHLNYRRLPPTPLKVKVLTDDPERLANRMIVSESVEYFEIDGFMLTVEQVGDLTLPGYDQTPRVRYMEEVKEG
- a CDS encoding DUF881 domain-containing protein, coding for MKLKVKGKHVILSFVLLVTGFILALSYELTNERQAELTPGYERQWRHEDELRNQISHLQERNQELQEELREYQTEVRLLEDDIASESAEQELRTTNLIEDLDRLRKVVGNVPVKGPGLEVTLEDASYVPEGSNPNDYIVHEIHVQKVVHELFVAGAEAIAINGHRISHKSYIQCAGPVIIIDGNTSYAPFVVTAIGDGEKFEQAISLVGGVKDQLLNDGISIRIQQQGLIELDPYLTEGG